A single region of the Streptomyces sp. NBC_01262 genome encodes:
- a CDS encoding phosphatidylinositol mannoside acyltransferase produces MKERLTDALYGAGWGAVKRLPEPAANRLGRDIADLAWRRRGKSVARLESNLRRVVPDADETRLRELSRAGMRSYLRYWMESFRLPAWSKDRIRGGFDPKDVHHLLDALASPRGVILALPHMGNWDLAGAWVTTKLETPFTTVAERLKPESLYDRFVAYRQGLGMEVLPHSGGEAFGTLARRLRAGGLVCLVAERDLSASGVEVDFFGDRTRMPAGPALLAQQTGALLLPVTLWYDDSPVMRGQVHAPIEAPAEGTRAEKTSVMTQALADVFAAGIAEHPEDWHMLQRLWLSDLEPRESAEPREPSEPRTRETS; encoded by the coding sequence GTGAAGGAACGGCTGACCGACGCCCTCTACGGAGCCGGCTGGGGCGCGGTCAAGCGCCTGCCGGAGCCGGCGGCGAACCGGCTCGGGCGGGACATCGCCGACCTGGCCTGGCGGCGGCGCGGCAAGAGCGTGGCCCGGCTGGAATCCAACCTGCGCAGGGTGGTTCCCGACGCGGACGAAACGCGCCTGCGCGAGCTGTCCAGGGCCGGCATGCGCTCCTATCTGCGCTACTGGATGGAGTCCTTCCGGCTCCCGGCCTGGAGCAAGGACCGGATCCGCGGCGGCTTCGACCCCAAGGACGTCCACCACCTGCTCGACGCCCTTGCCTCCCCCCGGGGCGTGATACTCGCCCTGCCGCACATGGGCAACTGGGATCTGGCCGGCGCCTGGGTCACCACCAAGTTGGAGACCCCCTTCACGACGGTGGCCGAGCGGCTGAAGCCCGAGAGCCTCTACGACCGCTTCGTCGCCTACCGCCAGGGCCTGGGCATGGAGGTCCTGCCGCACAGCGGCGGCGAGGCCTTCGGCACCCTGGCCCGGCGGCTGCGGGCCGGCGGCCTGGTCTGCCTGGTGGCCGAACGCGACCTGTCCGCGTCCGGCGTCGAGGTCGACTTCTTCGGAGACCGCACGCGCATGCCGGCCGGCCCCGCCCTGCTCGCCCAGCAGACCGGCGCGCTGCTGCTGCCGGTCACCCTCTGGTACGACGACTCGCCCGTCATGCGCGGGCAGGTCCACGCGCCGATCGAGGCACCGGCGGAGGGCACCCGGGCGGAGAAGACCTCCGTCATGACGCAGGCGCTCGCCGATGTCTTCGCCGCCGGCATCGCCGAGCACCCCGAGGACTGGCACATGCTCCAGCGGCTGTGGCTCTCGGACCTTGAGCCCCGTGAGAGCGCCGAACCGCGCGAGCCCAGTGAGCCCCGTACAAGGGAGACTTCTTGA